A genomic stretch from Heliangelus exortis chromosome 16, bHelExo1.hap1, whole genome shotgun sequence includes:
- the ADRM1 gene encoding proteasomal ubiquitin receptor ADRM1 isoform X1 gives MSSGALFPSLVPGSRGSSSKYLVEFRAGKMSLKGSTVTPDKRKGLVYIQQTDDSLIHFCWKDRTSGNVEDDLIIFPDDCEFKRVPQCTTGRVYVLKFKAGSKRLFFWMQEPKTDKDEEHCRKVNEYLNNPPMPGALGGNASGGHELSALGGEGGLQSLLGNMSHNQLMQLIGPTGLGGLGGLGALTGPGLASLLGSGGPPTSSSSSSSRSQSAAVTPSSTTSSTRVTPAPSLPAAASVTSPSPVPSSGNGTSSATSPTQPIQLSDLQNILATMNVPSGAGGQQVDLATVLTPEIMAPILANAEVQERLMPYLPSGESLPQTAEEIQNTLTSPQFQQALSMFSAALASGQLGPLMSQFGLPAEAVDAANKGDVEAFAKAMQNSVKSDQKEGDTKDKKDEEEDMSLD, from the exons ATGTCTTCAGGAGCACTGTTTCCAAGCCTGGTGCCAGGGTCCCGGGGCTCTTCCAGCAAATACCTGGTGGAATTTCGGGCAGGGAAGATGTCCCTGAAAGGCAGCACTGTGACCCCAGACAAGAGAAAAGGCCTCGTGTACATCCAGCAAACAGATGACTCCCTGATCCACTTCTGCTGGAAGGACAGGACCTCTGGCAATGTTGAAGAT gatttgattatttttcctgatgACTGTGAATTCAAGAGGGTACCTCAGTGCACCACTGGCCGTGTGTACGTATTGAAGTTCAAGGCAGGATCAAAACGACTCTTCTTCTGGATGCAG GAGCCAAAGACAGACAAGGATGAAGAGCACTGCCGTAAGGTGAACGAATATCTCAACAACCCCCCCATGCCTGGGGCCTTGGGTGGAAATGCCAGTGGAGGCCACGAGCTCTCAGCCTTAGGAG gTGAGGGTGGCTTGCAAAGCCTTCTTGGAAACATGAGCCATAACCAGCTCATGCAGCTGATCGGACCAACGGGCTTAGGAGGACTTG GTGGGCTGGGTGCACTGACAGGTCCTGGGCTGGCCAGTCTGCTTGGCAGTGGGGGACCCCCAACCAGCAGCTCATCATCAAG CTCTCGCAGCCAATCAGCTGCTGTGACCCCATCTTCCACAACTTCTTCAACCCGTGTCACACCTGCCCcatcccttcctgctgctgcctctgtgaccagtcccagccctgtgcccagCTCGGGGAATGGAACCAGCTCAGCCACAagcccaacccagcccattcaATTGAGTGACCTCCAGAACATTTTAGCTACTATGAATGTGCCATCTGGAGCTGGAGGACAGCAAG ttGACCTGGCAACTGTTCTGACTCCTGAGATAATGGCTCCCATCCTGGCCAATGCTGAAGTCCAAGAGAGGTTGATGCCTTACCTCCCCTCAGGGGAATCTCTGCCACAAACTGCAGAAGAGATTCAGAACACCCTGACGTCTCCTCAGTTCCAGCAG GCATTGAGCATGTTCAGTGCTGCCTTAGCTTCAGGACAGCTTGGCCCACTAATGAGTCAGTTTGGCTTACCTGCAGAGGCTGTTGATGCAGCAAATAAAGGAG ATGTAGAAGCCTTTGCCAAAGCAATGCAGAACAGTGTGAAGTCAGACCAGAAGGAAGGAGACACCAAGGACAAGAAAGATGAAGAGGAAGATATGAGTTTAGATTAA
- the OSBPL2 gene encoding oxysterol-binding protein-related protein 2: MNSEEEFYDAVTGFDSDNSSGDFSEANHKVAEMLDLDPHQSNRTGKRNGETEIQENGIKRHRTSLPAPMFSRSDFSVWSILKKCIGLELSKITMPIVFNEPLSFLQRITEYMEHIYLINKACSHADPLERMQAVAAFAVSAVASQWERTGKPFNPLLGETYELTREDLGFRFISEQVSHHPPISAFYSEGLNKDFIFHGSIYPKLKFWGKSIEAEPRGTITLELLKHNEAYTWTNPTCCVHNVIIGKLWLEQYGTVEIVNHSTGDKCVLNFKPCGLFGKELHRVEGYIQDKNRKKLCVIYGKWTECLWCTDPTTYETYKKSEKRGGEQKKPKASEDVIKSENDEADDMPEVQDTVQYIPGSKLLWRINCRPPNSSQMYNFTSFAVSLNELEEGMEAMLAPTDCRLRPDIRNMENGNMDVATKEKERLEEKQRAARKERAKDEVEWHTRWFHQGTNPYTGTSDWLYSGGYFDRNFSDCPDIY, encoded by the exons GCTTTGATTCTGACAATTCTTCAGGAGACTTTTCAGAAGCAAATCATAAAGTTGCAGAAATGCTGGATCTAGATCCACACCAAAGCAATAGGACTGGGAAGCGTAATGGAGAGACAGAGATTcaagaaaatggaattaaaagACACAG GACATCATTACCTGCCCCAATGTTTTCTAGAAGTGATTTTAGTGTGTggagcatattaaaaaaatgcattggaCTG GAGCTGTCAAAGATTACAATGCCAATTGTCTTCAACGAGCCATTGAGTTTTCTTCAAAGGATAACAGAATATATGGAACACATATACCTCATTAATAAGGCTTGTAGCCATGCAGACCCCCTGGAAAGAATGCAG GCTGTAGCTGCTTTTGCAGTTTCTGCTGTAGCTTCTCAATGGGAGAGAACTGGCAAGCCATTTAACCCACTGTTAGGAGAAACCTATGAATTAACCAG GGAGGATTTAGGATTTAGGTTTATATCTGAACAAGTCAGCCACCACCCACCTATTAGTGCATTTTATTCTGAAGGCCTCAATAAggactttatttttcatggatCTATCTATCCCAAACTAAAATTCTGGGGAAAGAGTATAGAAGCAGAGCCTCGGGGAACAATTACTTTGGAGCTTCTGAA ACATAATGAAGCTTACACATGGACAAATCCAACCTGTTGTGTACATAATGTAATTATTGGTAAACTGTGGTTAGAACAATATGGAACAGTAGAAATTGTAAATCACAG TACTGGAGATAAATGTGTCCTTAATTTTAAACCATGTGGCCTGTTTGGGAAAGAGCTCCACAGAGTAGAGGGATACATTCAAGACAAAAA cagaaagaagCTGTGTGTGATCTATGGCAAGTGGACAGAATGCTTGTGGTGCACAGATCCCACCACGTATGAGACTTACAAAAAGAGTGAGAAGAGAGGTGGTGAGCAGAAGAAACCAAAAGCG AGTGAAGATGTTATTAAATCTGAAAATGATGAGGCTGATGATATGCCAGAGGTTCAAGACACAGTGCAGTACATACCAGGCAGTAAATTGCTTTGGAGAATAAACTGTAGGCCACCAAACTCATCACAG ATGTACAATTTCACCAGTTTTGCTGTGAGCCTCAATGAGCTGGAAGAGGGCATGGAAGCAATGTTGGCTCCCACTGACTGTCGACTACGTCCAGATATCAGAAACATGGAGAATGGAAACATGG ATGTggctacaaaagaaaaagagagattaGAGGAGAAACAAAGAGCTGCTCGCAAGGAGCGTGCAAAAGATGAAGTGGAGTGGCACACACG atgGTTTCATCAAGGCACTAACCCATACACTGGGACTTCAGATTGGCTGTACTCAGGTGGCTATTTTGATAGAAATTTCTCAGACTGTCCAGACATATACTGA
- the ADRM1 gene encoding proteasomal ubiquitin receptor ADRM1 isoform X2, which yields MSSGALFPSLVPGSRGSSSKYLVEFRAGKMSLKGSTVTPDKRKGLVYIQQTDDSLIHFCWKDRTSGNVEDDLIIFPDDCEFKRVPQCTTGRVYVLKFKAGSKRLFFWMQEPKTDKDEEHCRKVNEYLNNPPMPGALGGNASGGHELSALGGGLGALTGPGLASLLGSGGPPTSSSSSSSRSQSAAVTPSSTTSSTRVTPAPSLPAAASVTSPSPVPSSGNGTSSATSPTQPIQLSDLQNILATMNVPSGAGGQQVDLATVLTPEIMAPILANAEVQERLMPYLPSGESLPQTAEEIQNTLTSPQFQQALSMFSAALASGQLGPLMSQFGLPAEAVDAANKGDVEAFAKAMQNSVKSDQKEGDTKDKKDEEEDMSLD from the exons ATGTCTTCAGGAGCACTGTTTCCAAGCCTGGTGCCAGGGTCCCGGGGCTCTTCCAGCAAATACCTGGTGGAATTTCGGGCAGGGAAGATGTCCCTGAAAGGCAGCACTGTGACCCCAGACAAGAGAAAAGGCCTCGTGTACATCCAGCAAACAGATGACTCCCTGATCCACTTCTGCTGGAAGGACAGGACCTCTGGCAATGTTGAAGAT gatttgattatttttcctgatgACTGTGAATTCAAGAGGGTACCTCAGTGCACCACTGGCCGTGTGTACGTATTGAAGTTCAAGGCAGGATCAAAACGACTCTTCTTCTGGATGCAG GAGCCAAAGACAGACAAGGATGAAGAGCACTGCCGTAAGGTGAACGAATATCTCAACAACCCCCCCATGCCTGGGGCCTTGGGTGGAAATGCCAGTGGAGGCCACGAGCTCTCAGCCTTAGGAG GTGGGCTGGGTGCACTGACAGGTCCTGGGCTGGCCAGTCTGCTTGGCAGTGGGGGACCCCCAACCAGCAGCTCATCATCAAG CTCTCGCAGCCAATCAGCTGCTGTGACCCCATCTTCCACAACTTCTTCAACCCGTGTCACACCTGCCCcatcccttcctgctgctgcctctgtgaccagtcccagccctgtgcccagCTCGGGGAATGGAACCAGCTCAGCCACAagcccaacccagcccattcaATTGAGTGACCTCCAGAACATTTTAGCTACTATGAATGTGCCATCTGGAGCTGGAGGACAGCAAG ttGACCTGGCAACTGTTCTGACTCCTGAGATAATGGCTCCCATCCTGGCCAATGCTGAAGTCCAAGAGAGGTTGATGCCTTACCTCCCCTCAGGGGAATCTCTGCCACAAACTGCAGAAGAGATTCAGAACACCCTGACGTCTCCTCAGTTCCAGCAG GCATTGAGCATGTTCAGTGCTGCCTTAGCTTCAGGACAGCTTGGCCCACTAATGAGTCAGTTTGGCTTACCTGCAGAGGCTGTTGATGCAGCAAATAAAGGAG ATGTAGAAGCCTTTGCCAAAGCAATGCAGAACAGTGTGAAGTCAGACCAGAAGGAAGGAGACACCAAGGACAAGAAAGATGAAGAGGAAGATATGAGTTTAGATTAA